One region of Chryseobacterium sp. SORGH_AS_0447 genomic DNA includes:
- a CDS encoding T9SS-dependent choice-of-anchor J family protein, whose translation MKLKLLFGAVNVMALFAASSVAAQNYQQMPVSSGFTADVIANGIGSSTVSTNNDVDGASYAFVARDFQLTSSSAALTYGIPVNGLISSAVAATPGLTYQLASLSANNSLRLVAVNDAGTLTFTTPKAATKLYMLAVSGSGTSTVSAVVNFSDGTSQTFTGISISDWYGGSNFAIQGIGRVKKPGATPNSADDVPSPEGGTNPRLYQFEMAISAANQTKTIQSVTVTKTAGAGLPNIFAFSADAYSDCNPPVLQAPASITATSALVSWTAPSSSIVSYDVYHSTSNTAPTSATTPTYPGVTGTSTTIGGLTSNTNYYYWVRTNCSSSTSQSVWSFGGTFKTACSTFTVPYTENFDTTSAGSSTNNNAPSCWAYLESSGFAGYGYVIGSTSYSSPNGYYLYNAGATTGSQMLVSPPTVSLSDGTKRVRFYARASSGTSTTVSVGTLSNPTDPASFTQIGSPISLTTTYTLYTVNIPSGSDVQLAFKHGMNGTFQAVYIDNITVQAIPSCLEPTAITSSNVNANSAVIGWTAPTPVPAGGYEVYYNTSNTAPTSTTVLNSSNSVVSSSTSATLSGLTPSTTYYAWVRSSCSASDKSIWSMANVTFSTTCIPITTLPWSENFDTIPNIGSGILPNCWKQNPGGTSSTNNFTTANASQQTYNDPKSAPNYITIYYPYTNAAYLWTPTFTLNAGTSYTFSFYWVGDGKTGWQNEVLVNNGQTATGATSLTTFITPTQTAIGGNNSTNYTQVSVSYTPTTTGDYSFGIKAFNTTTLPYYMGFDDFSLTQSVLATAETSVKKNEIRVYPNPFTDVLYIAETKEVKSVSVADVSGRVVKTIENPGNELHLGELNSGVYLVTVTYKDGSRSTAKAIKK comes from the coding sequence ATGAAATTAAAACTACTTTTTGGAGCCGTCAATGTGATGGCTCTGTTTGCTGCTTCTTCTGTGGCAGCACAAAATTACCAACAGATGCCTGTTTCCTCAGGTTTTACTGCCGATGTAATCGCCAATGGTATAGGATCTTCCACTGTTTCTACAAATAATGATGTAGACGGTGCTAGTTATGCGTTTGTAGCCCGTGATTTTCAGTTGACGTCTTCCAGCGCGGCACTTACATACGGTATTCCTGTAAATGGACTTATCAGTTCTGCAGTAGCCGCAACGCCCGGCTTAACCTATCAGCTAGCAAGTTTGAGTGCTAATAACTCATTGAGATTGGTGGCTGTAAATGATGCCGGTACTTTAACCTTTACAACGCCAAAAGCAGCTACCAAACTATATATGCTCGCCGTTAGCGGTAGCGGTACTTCGACGGTAAGTGCAGTGGTAAATTTTTCTGATGGAACTTCCCAGACATTTACAGGCATCAGTATTTCAGACTGGTATGGTGGGTCAAATTTCGCCATTCAGGGGATAGGTAGGGTTAAAAAACCAGGAGCGACTCCCAATAGTGCGGATGATGTTCCGTCACCTGAAGGCGGTACAAATCCGAGATTATATCAGTTTGAGATGGCCATCAGTGCTGCCAACCAGACAAAAACAATACAGAGCGTAACAGTAACCAAGACTGCCGGCGCGGGTCTTCCGAATATTTTTGCTTTTTCAGCAGATGCCTATTCAGATTGCAACCCTCCTGTTCTTCAGGCTCCGGCAAGCATTACGGCCACTTCTGCCCTGGTTTCCTGGACGGCTCCTTCCAGCAGTATAGTAAGTTATGACGTATATCACAGTACTTCCAATACGGCACCTACCAGTGCAACAACACCTACTTATCCAGGTGTTACCGGTACGAGCACGACGATCGGAGGTCTTACTTCCAATACCAATTATTATTATTGGGTAAGAACCAATTGCAGCTCTTCAACGAGCCAGAGCGTATGGTCTTTCGGAGGTACATTCAAAACAGCATGTTCAACCTTCACCGTTCCATATACGGAGAATTTCGATACCACAAGCGCAGGTTCTTCAACAAATAATAATGCCCCTAGCTGCTGGGCTTATCTGGAAAGTTCCGGATTTGCAGGATACGGATACGTTATTGGATCAACTTCATATTCTTCCCCTAATGGTTATTATTTATATAATGCAGGGGCTACTACAGGGAGCCAGATGCTGGTATCTCCTCCTACCGTAAGCCTTTCAGATGGTACCAAGCGTGTAAGATTTTATGCAAGGGCATCATCCGGAACTTCTACGACTGTATCAGTAGGTACTTTGTCGAATCCTACAGATCCTGCATCATTTACACAGATCGGATCTCCTATTTCTTTAACTACTACTTATACATTATATACTGTGAATATTCCTTCAGGTTCGGACGTACAACTTGCTTTCAAGCATGGGATGAATGGCACTTTTCAGGCGGTATATATTGATAATATTACGGTACAGGCGATCCCTTCATGTTTAGAGCCTACAGCAATAACTTCTTCTAATGTAAATGCAAACTCTGCAGTGATCGGGTGGACAGCTCCTACTCCTGTACCTGCCGGTGGCTATGAAGTATATTACAACACAAGTAATACAGCCCCTACATCCACTACTGTTTTAAACTCTTCCAATTCTGTAGTGTCTTCATCAACTTCAGCAACACTTAGTGGTCTTACTCCTTCTACAACTTATTATGCCTGGGTACGATCAAGCTGCAGCGCTTCTGATAAGAGTATATGGAGTATGGCTAACGTGACATTTTCAACAACATGTATTCCTATAACAACTTTGCCTTGGAGTGAGAATTTTGATACTATTCCAAATATAGGATCGGGAATACTTCCAAATTGTTGGAAACAAAATCCGGGAGGAACAAGTTCTACTAATAATTTTACAACAGCAAATGCTTCTCAGCAAACTTATAATGACCCTAAATCTGCACCAAATTATATAACAATTTATTATCCTTATACTAACGCAGCCTACCTATGGACACCAACGTTTACCTTGAATGCAGGGACATCTTATACCTTCTCTTTCTATTGGGTAGGAGACGGAAAAACAGGATGGCAGAATGAAGTATTGGTAAATAATGGACAAACAGCAACCGGAGCTACGAGTTTGACGACCTTTATTACCCCTACCCAGACAGCAATTGGAGGAAATAATAGTACGAACTATACTCAGGTCAGTGTTTCCTATACTCCTACAACAACAGGAGACTATTCTTTCGGAATCAAAGCCTTCAATACAACCACGCTTCCTTACTATATGGGCTTTGATGATTTCTCTCTTACGCAGTCTGTTTTGGCAACGGCTGAAACTTCTGTGAAGAAAAATGAAATCAGGGTATATCCGAATCCATTCACTGATGTTCTGTATATCGCTGAAACCAAAGAAGTGAAATCAGTTTCCGTAGCAGACGTTTCGGGAAGAGTGGTAAAAACAATCGAAAATCCGGGTAACGAACTGCATTTAGGCGAGCTTAATTCAGGAGTATATCTGGTGACAGTAACTTATAAAGACGGTTCACGCTCAACAGCCAAAGCCATCAAGAAATAA
- a CDS encoding YiiX/YebB-like N1pC/P60 family cysteine hydrolase — MRPILKRNNFVLLLSAAIFILSLITSCKSTPASGLENGDLLFVTAKETGLSGAINNVTQKQKSASFDHIGILEKNNTGSFVLHAAPKGGSQKQSLKDFLKDQADDGQRVVVYRLKPQYKNTIPAAISKANSILGKPYNFNYILDESSYYCSDFIERAFRENQIFRLEPMSFIDPKTGKTNLFWEEFYRKKNLKVPEGKPGCNPNGLAASDKLKRIMELK; from the coding sequence ATGAGACCAATTTTAAAAAGAAATAATTTTGTGCTGCTTTTATCGGCAGCAATTTTTATTTTAAGCCTGATCACAAGCTGCAAGAGTACACCGGCTTCCGGACTGGAAAACGGAGACCTTCTTTTTGTAACGGCTAAGGAAACGGGGTTGTCGGGAGCAATAAATAATGTTACCCAAAAGCAGAAAAGTGCATCATTTGACCATATCGGTATTTTGGAGAAGAATAATACCGGTAGTTTTGTGCTTCATGCTGCCCCGAAAGGCGGCTCCCAGAAACAAAGCCTTAAAGATTTTCTGAAAGACCAGGCCGATGACGGGCAGCGGGTAGTGGTGTACCGACTGAAGCCTCAGTATAAAAATACCATTCCTGCTGCCATCAGTAAGGCAAATTCTATACTGGGCAAACCCTATAATTTCAATTATATTCTCGACGAAAGTTCATATTACTGTTCAGATTTTATCGAAAGGGCATTCAGGGAAAACCAGATCTTCAGGCTTGAGCCCATGAGCTTTATCGATCCGAAAACCGGGAAAACCAACCTTTTCTGGGAAGAATTCTATAGAAAGAAAAACCTGAAAGTTCCGGAAGGTAAACCTGGCTGCAACCCGAATGG
- a CDS encoding DUF1801 domain-containing protein gives MQIQSVSVEDYISQIPEERQEIFREIFNTINDHLPEGFSQGSSYGMIGWGVPLKTYPAGYHCAPGSPLPFISIASQKNFIALYHMGMYAKPELLDWFVAEYPKYSKRKLDMGKSCVRFKKMDDIPLELLAELSKKMTVEEWIDIYETNFKKK, from the coding sequence ATGCAGATCCAATCCGTTTCCGTAGAAGACTATATTTCCCAGATTCCCGAAGAAAGACAGGAGATCTTCAGGGAAATTTTTAATACCATCAACGACCACCTGCCGGAAGGCTTTTCCCAAGGTTCGAGCTATGGAATGATCGGCTGGGGCGTTCCTTTGAAAACCTATCCTGCGGGATATCACTGTGCGCCGGGTTCGCCGCTGCCATTTATCAGCATTGCTTCACAGAAAAATTTCATAGCGCTTTATCATATGGGAATGTATGCGAAGCCTGAATTGCTGGATTGGTTTGTAGCAGAATATCCGAAATATTCCAAAAGAAAGCTGGATATGGGAAAATCCTGCGTCCGTTTTAAAAAGATGGACGATATTCCGCTGGAATTATTGGCGGAATTAAGCAAAAAAATGACTGTTGAAGAGTGGATCGATATTTATGAGACCAATTTTAAAAAGAAATAA